A genomic region of Thermostichus vulcanus str. 'Rupite' contains the following coding sequences:
- a CDS encoding ABC transporter substrate-binding protein, with translation MVIIPSRRRFLLGSAALLLGACGARQVGPSDGGDGIRLRFWTMQLKPTFEDYLNRVIVDFQGQYPDTRVEWVDVPWGEMETKILTAVAANTGPDVVNLNPLFASKLAEREALLDLETQVSATERAAYFPNLWQANQLVRAGSAAAITFGLPWYVASDITLYNRALLEEAGWDPDRPPGTYAELAQMAPLIRERTGKYAFLLTMDGSQVLEAMVQMGLSLLDEEGKAGFDNPAGEAAFAYWVELFQSGGIPREVLTESHRRTLELYQSGELAFLLTGPQFLRQIQENAPDIAAVTDVAPQIAGSDGRVSAAVMNVAIPKATLYPERAVQLALFLTNAQNQLEFSQLANTLPSTVATAADPYFTGTAATVLDKARLVSAAQLERSQVLIPPVEGLADLQKIIYEELQRAMLGEKSVQVAVRDAAQRWNG, from the coding sequence GTGGTGATAATCCCATCCCGTCGTCGATTTTTGCTTGGTTCCGCCGCTCTGCTACTGGGTGCCTGTGGTGCCAGACAAGTGGGGCCCTCTGATGGGGGAGATGGGATCCGCCTCCGCTTCTGGACGATGCAACTGAAACCCACCTTCGAGGACTACCTAAACCGGGTGATCGTTGACTTCCAAGGTCAGTACCCCGATACCCGTGTGGAATGGGTAGATGTGCCCTGGGGGGAAATGGAAACCAAGATCCTGACGGCGGTGGCCGCCAACACGGGCCCAGATGTGGTTAACCTCAATCCGCTTTTTGCCAGTAAACTGGCCGAACGAGAGGCTCTTCTTGATCTAGAGACACAGGTCTCTGCAACAGAGCGAGCCGCCTATTTCCCTAACCTCTGGCAGGCCAATCAACTGGTGCGGGCTGGATCGGCTGCCGCGATCACTTTTGGACTGCCCTGGTATGTGGCCAGTGACATTACCCTCTACAACCGGGCTTTGCTGGAAGAAGCCGGCTGGGATCCCGACCGTCCCCCTGGCACCTACGCGGAACTGGCTCAGATGGCTCCACTAATCCGGGAGCGCACCGGCAAGTACGCCTTCCTGCTGACCATGGATGGATCCCAGGTCTTGGAGGCGATGGTGCAGATGGGGTTGTCCCTGCTGGATGAAGAAGGAAAAGCAGGGTTCGACAATCCGGCGGGAGAAGCGGCTTTTGCCTATTGGGTGGAGTTGTTTCAGTCGGGTGGGATCCCACGGGAGGTGCTCACAGAGAGCCACCGCCGGACTTTGGAACTGTACCAATCGGGAGAACTGGCCTTTTTGCTCACTGGGCCACAGTTTCTACGGCAAATCCAAGAAAATGCCCCCGATATTGCCGCTGTGACGGATGTGGCCCCACAAATTGCCGGCTCCGATGGACGCGTCAGTGCGGCGGTGATGAATGTGGCCATTCCCAAAGCTACCCTTTATCCAGAGCGGGCGGTGCAACTGGCTCTCTTCCTCACCAATGCCCAGAACCAACTGGAATTTTCCCAACTGGCCAATACCCTACCCTCCACAGTGGCGACGGCGGCGGATCCCTACTTTACGGGCACAGCCGCAACGGTATTGGACAAGGCTCGCCTGGTCAGTGCTGCCCAACTGGAGCGTTCGCAGGTGTTGATCCCCCCGGTAGAAGGCTTGGCGGATTTGCAGAAAATCATCTACGAAGAGTTGCAACGGGCAATGTTGGGAGAAAAGTCGGTGCAAGTGGCGGTACGGGATGCGGCCCAGCGCTGGAATGGATAA
- a CDS encoding carbohydrate ABC transporter permease, with translation MDKEGPAQRAWQQFWIPFGPYGFVLPALLLMGIATFWPMLQALYLSLTRYDLLSTPTWIGLENYRRLLWDPLFWKALGNTLLYVALVVPPLVWLPLGLAILVNRPWPGIGLFRLLYYLPVVFSVVVAGLAWRWLYAENGLLNHILSLVLGHAVRIPWLTDPRWALFSVSLVTIWKGLGYYMVIYLAGLQGIPTHLYEAAALDGANRWQQHRWITLPLMRPYQVLVLILSTIAAMKVFEEVYLLTRGGPVYSTLTLVYYLYERGIRDLEMGYASAMGLVLFGVVLLLSLGAVRLYSSREEGL, from the coding sequence ATGGATAAAGAAGGCCCAGCCCAACGAGCCTGGCAGCAGTTCTGGATCCCTTTTGGCCCCTATGGATTTGTCCTGCCCGCCCTGCTCCTGATGGGGATCGCCACCTTTTGGCCGATGCTGCAGGCTCTCTACCTGAGTTTGACCCGCTATGACCTCCTCAGTACTCCCACCTGGATTGGTCTAGAAAACTACCGCCGCCTGCTGTGGGATCCCCTCTTTTGGAAAGCATTGGGAAATACGCTGCTCTACGTGGCTTTGGTGGTGCCGCCCCTGGTGTGGCTGCCGCTGGGATTAGCGATTTTGGTGAATCGGCCTTGGCCTGGCATTGGACTATTTCGCTTGCTCTATTACCTGCCGGTGGTGTTTTCGGTGGTGGTGGCGGGCTTGGCCTGGCGCTGGCTGTATGCGGAAAATGGCCTACTGAATCACATTCTTTCGCTGGTGTTGGGACATGCGGTGCGGATCCCATGGTTAACGGATCCCCGCTGGGCTTTGTTTTCCGTGAGTTTGGTCACCATCTGGAAGGGCTTGGGCTACTACATGGTCATCTACCTGGCGGGGTTGCAAGGGATCCCGACCCATTTGTACGAAGCCGCCGCTTTGGATGGAGCCAACCGCTGGCAACAACACCGCTGGATTACCCTACCCCTGATGCGGCCCTATCAAGTGTTGGTGTTAATCCTTTCCACCATTGCTGCCATGAAGGTGTTTGAAGAAGTGTATTTGTTAACTCGGGGTGGCCCGGTGTACAGTACCCTCACCCTGGTCTACTACCTCTATGAGCGCGGGATCCGTGATTTGGAAATGGGCTATGCCTCGGCGATGGGGCTGGTGTTGTTTGGGGTGGTGCTGCTGTTGTCGTTGGGGGCCGTTCGGCTTTATTCCAGCAGAGAAGAGGGTCTTTGA